The following proteins come from a genomic window of Tissierellales bacterium:
- a CDS encoding YraN family protein, with translation MRTNIEKGKLGEKIAEEYLVAQGYKILEKNFRIRTGEIDIIAIKNKILVFVEVKARTSTYYGHPYEAVNREKQMKIMRTALYYMSLKNMHYYQPRFDIVEVYIGHDKRINHIDNAFSM, from the coding sequence ATGAGGACAAATATAGAAAAGGGAAAGCTAGGGGAGAAAATTGCAGAAGAATATTTAGTTGCACAGGGATATAAAATTTTAGAAAAGAACTTTAGAATTAGAACTGGTGAAATAGATATAATTGCTATTAAAAATAAAATATTGGTATTTGTAGAGGTTAAAGCAAGAACTAGCACTTATTATGGACATCCCTATGAGGCAGTAAATAGGGAAAAGCAAATGAAAATAATGAGGACAGCTTTGTATTATATGAGTTTGAAAAATATGCATTATTATCAACCTAGATTTGATATAGTGGAAGTTTATATAGGGCATGATAAGAGGATAAATCATATAGATAATGCTTTTAGTATGTAG
- a CDS encoding YifB family Mg chelatase-like AAA ATPase → MYSKVKTCVLQGLNGYIVDVETDLSRGMPCFRIVGLPDIGIRESKERVRTAIKNSNYYFPLNRITVNLAPANLRKEGSQIDLAIAVGILSALGIIHEKNYDNTIFIGELSLDGQITAIDGTLPMVISLRELGIKNVILPYNNKDESCMIEGINIFPVKNLRQLVAFLNGKESLKPYKGGKENISSNNDEILEDFSDIKGQEILKRSLEVAAGGFHNIIIIGPPGSGKTMAARRIPSILPKLVFDESIETTKIYSVSGLLEHNSLIVKRPFRSPHHTVTESSLIGGGRTPKPGEVSLAHNGVLFLDELPEFQKKVLDALRQPMEDGIVTISRLNASLTYPANFMLVGSMNPCPCGYYGDPFHQCNCTEGNIGRYLNKISHPLLDRIDIHIEVLPVDYKDLSTDVYTESSATIKERVSEARERQLFRYKDEGIYSNSQLIPKLLERYCILTSEAEVIMNQAFNKFKFSARSYNKILKVSRTIADLDMKEKISEKHILEAIQYRSLDKKYWG, encoded by the coding sequence ATGTATTCAAAAGTGAAAACTTGCGTATTGCAAGGTCTAAATGGCTATATAGTAGATGTAGAGACGGACTTATCTAGAGGTATGCCCTGTTTTCGTATAGTTGGACTTCCTGATATCGGTATTAGGGAATCTAAAGAAAGAGTTAGAACTGCAATAAAAAATAGTAATTATTATTTCCCTTTAAACAGAATTACTGTAAATTTAGCTCCGGCCAATTTAAGAAAAGAAGGATCTCAAATTGATTTAGCAATAGCTGTAGGAATATTGTCAGCCTTAGGCATTATTCATGAAAAAAACTATGATAATACTATTTTTATAGGTGAGCTTTCTTTGGATGGACAAATTACGGCCATTGATGGTACATTACCAATGGTTATTTCTTTGAGGGAATTGGGAATTAAAAATGTAATTCTACCTTATAATAATAAAGATGAATCCTGTATGATTGAAGGAATAAATATATTCCCTGTAAAAAATTTAAGACAATTAGTGGCCTTTTTAAATGGAAAGGAAAGTTTAAAACCATATAAAGGTGGAAAAGAAAATATTTCTTCTAATAATGATGAGATCTTAGAGGATTTTAGTGATATAAAAGGACAAGAGATTCTAAAGAGATCCTTAGAAGTCGCGGCTGGCGGATTTCATAATATAATTATAATTGGGCCGCCAGGATCCGGGAAAACTATGGCAGCTAGAAGAATTCCATCTATACTACCTAAATTAGTATTTGATGAATCTATAGAAACTACTAAAATATATAGTGTATCTGGATTATTAGAACATAACTCTTTAATCGTAAAGAGACCTTTCCGTTCACCTCATCACACTGTAACTGAATCATCGCTAATTGGTGGAGGAAGAACTCCAAAACCTGGAGAAGTGTCTTTGGCTCATAATGGTGTTTTATTTTTAGATGAGTTACCCGAGTTCCAAAAAAAGGTATTAGATGCTTTGAGACAACCAATGGAAGATGGTATAGTAACTATTTCTCGTTTAAATGCTAGTCTTACATACCCTGCCAACTTTATGTTAGTTGGCAGTATGAATCCATGTCCCTGTGGTTACTATGGTGATCCTTTCCACCAATGCAATTGTACTGAAGGAAATATTGGAAGATATTTAAATAAAATTAGTCATCCACTTTTGGATAGAATAGATATCCATATAGAGGTGCTTCCAGTAGATTATAAGGATTTAAGCACAGATGTATATACTGAGTCATCGGCTACTATAAAGGAAAGGGTAAGTGAAGCTAGGGAAAGACAGCTATTTCGATATAAAGACGAAGGTATTTATTCTAATTCTCAATTAATACCCAAACTTTTAGAAAGATATTGTATACTAACTTCGGAAGCAGAAGTTATTATGAATCAAGCTTTTAATAAATTTAAATTTAGTGCAAGAAGTTATAATAAAATTTTAAAAGTATCTAGGACTATTGCTGATCTAGATATGAAAGAGAAAATAAGTGAAAAACATATTTTAGAAGCTATACAATATAGAAGTTTGGATAAAAAGTATTGGGGGTAA
- the dprA gene encoding DNA-processing protein DprA: MGEVTNRGILIWLNSINIGNSTIELLMDEYDDISKLWHIPSKDIMALKGIRKKTKERIIYYRKHEFLENVLSNMEKNNVNVVTIFDNTYPKSLRYIYGSPKVLYYKGEFSPKDNLAIAIVGSRKATSYGMWAGKKIANELSGLDITIVSGMANGIDTSAHKGALKENGRTIAVLGSGIDIVYPAKNKGLYNSICENGIVISEFPLGTKPLPYNFPQRNRIISGLSLGVVVVEAEEKSGSLITASFAAEQGKEIFAVPGNINSLFSKGTNKLIKDGAKIVMDVHDIIEEIYELHEKIEEINEKKINFSNLSGTEIKIVKCIKEGSTHCDSIVYKTGLDISTVTSTLTILELKGVVEEMPGKVYTLM; this comes from the coding sequence ATGGGGGAAGTTACTAATAGAGGTATACTTATATGGTTAAATAGTATTAATATTGGGAACTCAACTATTGAATTATTAATGGATGAATATGATGATATTTCTAAGTTATGGCATATACCTAGTAAAGATATTATGGCTTTAAAGGGTATTAGAAAGAAGACGAAGGAGCGTATTATATATTATAGAAAACATGAATTTTTAGAGAATGTACTATCAAATATGGAGAAAAATAATGTTAATGTAGTCACTATATTTGATAATACATACCCTAAGAGTTTAAGATATATATATGGAAGTCCAAAAGTCCTATATTATAAGGGAGAATTTTCTCCCAAGGACAATTTGGCAATAGCTATTGTTGGATCTCGAAAGGCAACTAGTTATGGCATGTGGGCTGGTAAAAAAATAGCTAATGAACTATCTGGCTTAGACATAACTATTGTTAGTGGAATGGCTAATGGCATAGATACTAGTGCTCATAAAGGGGCATTAAAAGAAAATGGTAGGACCATAGCAGTGCTAGGTAGTGGTATTGATATAGTTTATCCAGCAAAAAACAAGGGACTTTATAATTCTATATGTGAAAATGGTATAGTTATATCAGAGTTTCCTCTGGGGACTAAACCTTTACCCTATAATTTTCCTCAAAGAAATAGGATTATTAGTGGCTTATCCTTAGGAGTAGTTGTAGTTGAGGCGGAAGAAAAAAGTGGCTCCTTAATCACTGCTAGTTTTGCAGCAGAACAAGGTAAAGAGATTTTTGCTGTTCCTGGCAATATAAATAGCCTATTTAGCAAGGGGACTAATAAGTTAATTAAAGATGGTGCAAAAATAGTTATGGATGTGCATGATATTATAGAAGAAATATATGAGCTACATGAAAAGATTGAGGAAATTAACGAGAAAAAGATAAATTTTTCTAATTTAAGTGGAACGGAAATTAAAATTGTGAAATGTATTAAGGAGGGTTCAACCCATTGCGATAGTATTGTATATAAAACTGGTTTAGATATTTCTACTGTAACTAGTACTTTAACAATTTTAGAGTTAAAGGGTGTTGTTGAAGAAATGCCAGGTAAAGTATATACTTTAATGTAG